The following coding sequences are from one uncultured Methanobrevibacter sp. window:
- a CDS encoding ABC transporter permease produces the protein MMSEMPWYNKGLFSSLNLRQKTLLTIGLTGLILLVIFICGWMTNANLPTDFSIKMQAPSLVHPFGTDWMGRDMFTRTIKGLSLSIVIGIGASVISSIIATILAFLASANKWLDEAVSWAIDLFASIPHILLLMMISIALGKGAFGVIMAVAFSHWVNLTRVLRAEVLQINTSEYVALSNRLGRSKLWIAKEHILPLVISQIFVGTLLVFPHAIMHEASITFLGFGLSPHEPAIGIILSESMSYLAMGAWWLAFFPGLALLIVVLLFDIIGDNLKRLLDPGEANN, from the coding sequence ATGATGAGTGAGATGCCATGGTACAATAAAGGATTATTCAGTTCATTGAACTTAAGGCAAAAAACACTTTTGACCATTGGTCTTACTGGGCTGATTTTATTGGTTATTTTCATTTGCGGATGGATGACTAATGCCAATTTACCAACAGACTTTTCCATAAAAATGCAAGCTCCTTCATTGGTTCATCCATTTGGTACTGATTGGATGGGAAGGGACATGTTTACCCGTACAATAAAAGGTTTAAGCTTAAGTATTGTCATTGGTATCGGTGCATCAGTAATTTCCAGCATAATAGCCACTATTTTAGCATTTCTTGCAAGTGCAAATAAATGGTTGGATGAGGCTGTTTCTTGGGCAATTGACTTGTTTGCATCCATTCCCCATATATTATTGCTTATGATGATATCAATTGCATTAGGTAAAGGTGCATTCGGTGTAATTATGGCTGTAGCTTTTTCGCACTGGGTTAACTTAACTAGAGTACTTAGGGCGGAAGTATTGCAAATTAATACATCTGAATATGTTGCTTTATCCAATAGATTAGGTAGAAGCAAGTTATGGATTGCAAAGGAGCATATTTTACCTTTAGTAATATCTCAAATATTTGTAGGAACCTTGCTTGTATTCCCTCATGCAATTATGCATGAAGCAAGTATAACATTCTTAGGATTTGGGTTATCACCACATGAGCCAGCTATTGGTATTATCCTATCCGAATCAATGTCCTATCTTGCAATGGGCGCTTGGTGGTTAGCATTCTTCCCAGGTCTTGCATTATTGATTGTAGTATTGTTGTTTGATATTATTGGAGATAATTTAAAACGCTTGCTTGACCCTGGAGAGGCAAATAACTAG
- a CDS encoding ABC transporter permease translates to MSPIDPVRAYLGQRIVSQEQLAIMGEYWGTNLSLGERVVGWLSTLATGSMGFSLIYRVPVTEVIVQKFTASLTLMATSWVISGIFGFGLGVLAGAKEGTWIDKAIKTYSYILQSSPTFWIGLVLLMLFSVYLGWFPIGLSVPIGQLSDTVTFWQWLYRLILPAVTLSIVGIASLTMFTRDKLIQVKKSDYFLFAQARGESFWGIIKNHGIRNILLPAISIQFLSFNELFGGTILVEQVFAYPGIGQATVAAGLRSDVPLLLGIVIISAIFVFTGNLIADIIYKYVDPRLRGEDDE, encoded by the coding sequence ATGTCCCCTATTGATCCTGTTAGAGCTTATTTAGGACAACGGATTGTTAGTCAAGAGCAATTAGCCATTATGGGAGAATATTGGGGAACTAATTTGTCTTTAGGTGAAAGAGTAGTTGGTTGGCTTTCAACTTTAGCTACTGGAAGCATGGGATTTTCATTGATTTATCGAGTCCCTGTAACAGAAGTTATTGTACAGAAATTTACCGCTTCATTAACTCTTATGGCAACTTCTTGGGTAATATCCGGAATCTTTGGTTTTGGATTAGGTGTGCTTGCCGGTGCTAAAGAAGGTACTTGGATTGATAAGGCAATTAAAACCTACAGTTATATATTACAATCTTCACCTACCTTTTGGATAGGGTTGGTATTGTTAATGTTATTTTCAGTTTACTTGGGTTGGTTCCCAATAGGTCTTTCTGTACCTATTGGTCAATTGTCTGATACTGTAACCTTCTGGCAATGGTTATACCGGTTGATATTGCCTGCAGTGACTTTAAGTATTGTAGGAATAGCTTCCTTAACAATGTTCACAAGAGACAAGCTTATTCAAGTAAAAAAAAGTGATTATTTCTTGTTTGCACAAGCAAGAGGTGAAAGCTTTTGGGGAATAATCAAAAACCATGGAATAAGAAATATTTTGCTCCCAGCTATTTCCATCCAATTCTTGTCATTTAATGAGTTGTTCGGTGGAACCATTCTTGTAGAACAAGTATTCGCATATCCAGGAATCGGACAGGCAACTGTCGCTGCTGGTTTAAGGTCTGATGTTCCATTATTGCTTGGTATTGTGATTATCAGTGCAATCTTTGTATTTACTGGGAACCTTATTGCAGATATAATCTATAAATATGTTGATCCAAGATTAAGAGGTGAGGATGATGAGTGA
- a CDS encoding transglutaminase domain-containing protein: MLILALFIVSIASVSASDVSDINDNQNYLAESDGSVSEDLDNQEIVSSEMSDSTNDNSELIGNDNGASDDSSAESSDIIPNSDSVGDSSEETTKNSTTIISSSSKVVNGEDYSVTLKDKDGNPVSGKNLIFTFNGNNYTRTTDSNGVASLKISGKAGVYTIAVLFEGDELYENSSISTQVTVSKTPTSITNASSSAIKGKAYYVVLKDKNGKVLSSKKVTLSFNGKTYTKTTDSKGKVSLTITGTVAKTYKLTYKFAGDDYYAASSGSVSLKVKMPTKIVGSDARIVKGSKYTVTLKDSNNKALSKKTVKVLYNGKTYTKTTSSKGVVTLTLSPTPGKTYEITYKYAGSSYYGASSKKVNVFIKTPTKLSNSGSSVGKGKYYYITLKDYKGKVLTGKTVSITYRGKTYKKTTNSKGQVSLKINSPIGYTYKLSYKYGGSSYYGSSSGSLRLKTKMATSLSGPSATTIIKGSAYKVTLKDGNGKVLSGKTITFTLDGKTYTKTTSSKGVASLTISLAAGKTYKLSYKYAGTSYYNRSSSGTKNIAVKLSSNIKNSGSSIMNNSSYVVTLRDSNSKILANKLITFNFDSKTYTDTTDANGAASLFIVENSPKTAKLTYSFAGDSVYDASSGSVNLNVKSDKVFTFNQIVDASKSLRSFVESKGYLPSTVSVNGINVNITSFAYLMSKSVININNGKKLDVEVINISSNYTNNGSSSINADLNKTKYIDLANALINGAVSNEKLPDFIDTNIGKIYPNLYIFGLSKALDFYSNNYRLPNYITFNAKDVDGTPGSDVNKRGNTAQYKKGLNEVQALTSAQLAQYLSSSGNDALNSAIRSLANDLTAGKSTVWAKAEAIFNWVRDNINYEYYANTKYKATGTLSNKKGNCCDHANLIVALCRAADIPARFSHGKNCKFSSGLNTGHVWAQIYVDGVWYSADATSSRNKLGNIQNWNTNSFTLQEQLVHLTF; encoded by the coding sequence TTGTTGATTTTAGCATTGTTCATTGTTTCAATTGCTTCAGTATCAGCAAGTGATGTGAGTGACATAAATGATAATCAGAATTATCTTGCAGAAAGTGATGGATCAGTTAGTGAGGATTTAGATAATCAAGAGATTGTTTCTTCTGAAATGTCTGATTCAACAAATGATAATTCAGAATTAATTGGAAATGATAATGGAGCGTCTGATGATTCAAGTGCAGAGTCTTCTGATATAATCCCTAATTCTGATTCTGTTGGTGATAGTTCAGAGGAAACTACTAAGAATTCTACAACTATTATAAGTTCTAGCTCTAAAGTAGTTAATGGAGAAGATTATTCCGTCACTTTAAAAGATAAGGATGGAAATCCGGTATCTGGAAAAAACTTAATTTTCACATTTAATGGAAATAATTACACTAGAACTACTGATTCTAATGGAGTTGCTAGTTTAAAAATTAGTGGAAAAGCTGGTGTCTATACTATTGCTGTTCTTTTTGAAGGTGATGAGTTATATGAAAATTCATCTATTTCTACTCAAGTAACTGTTAGCAAGACTCCAACAAGCATTACCAATGCAAGTAGTTCTGCAATTAAAGGAAAAGCTTACTATGTTGTTTTAAAAGATAAAAATGGTAAAGTGTTATCCTCTAAAAAAGTAACTCTTAGCTTTAATGGTAAGACTTATACTAAAACTACCGATTCAAAAGGAAAAGTTAGTTTAACAATTACTGGTACAGTAGCCAAGACTTATAAATTAACTTATAAGTTTGCTGGTGATGATTATTATGCTGCTAGTTCCGGTTCAGTAAGCCTTAAGGTTAAAATGCCTACAAAAATTGTTGGATCTGATGCACGTATAGTGAAAGGAAGTAAATATACTGTTACTTTAAAAGATTCTAACAATAAGGCCCTATCTAAAAAGACCGTTAAAGTACTTTATAATGGCAAAACTTATACTAAAACCACAAGTTCAAAAGGGGTTGTAACCTTAACTTTAAGCCCAACTCCTGGAAAAACTTATGAAATCACTTATAAGTATGCAGGCAGTTCCTATTATGGGGCTTCTTCTAAAAAAGTAAATGTATTCATTAAAACTCCAACTAAATTATCCAATTCAGGAAGTTCAGTTGGTAAAGGAAAATATTATTACATTACTTTAAAGGATTATAAAGGCAAGGTTTTAACTGGAAAGACAGTATCAATTACATACAGAGGAAAAACTTATAAGAAAACTACTAATTCCAAAGGACAAGTCAGCTTAAAGATAAATTCTCCAATAGGTTATACATATAAGCTTTCTTATAAATATGGTGGAAGTAGTTATTATGGTTCTAGTTCTGGTTCATTAAGACTCAAAACTAAGATGGCAACTAGTTTGTCTGGACCTTCTGCAACAACTATAATTAAAGGAAGTGCTTATAAAGTCACTTTAAAAGATGGTAATGGTAAGGTATTATCAGGTAAAACCATAACCTTTACTCTTGATGGTAAGACTTATACTAAAACTACCAGTTCTAAAGGAGTTGCTAGTTTAACTATTAGTCTAGCAGCAGGTAAAACTTATAAATTGTCTTATAAATATGCTGGAACTTCCTATTATAATAGGTCCTCTTCTGGAACTAAAAATATTGCAGTAAAGCTTTCAAGTAATATAAAGAATTCTGGAAGTTCTATAATGAATAACAGTTCTTATGTGGTTACTTTAAGGGATTCTAATTCAAAGATTTTAGCTAATAAACTTATTACATTTAATTTTGATAGTAAGACTTATACTGACACTACAGATGCTAATGGTGCTGCAAGTCTCTTCATTGTAGAGAATTCCCCTAAAACAGCTAAATTAACTTATTCATTTGCAGGAGATAGTGTCTATGATGCTTCATCAGGTTCTGTAAACTTAAATGTTAAATCGGATAAGGTTTTCACATTTAATCAGATTGTTGATGCATCTAAAAGTTTGAGATCATTTGTTGAATCTAAGGGATATCTCCCATCTACAGTTTCTGTAAATGGTATTAATGTTAACATAACCAGTTTTGCTTATTTGATGTCTAAATCTGTTATTAATATTAATAATGGTAAAAAGCTTGATGTAGAAGTTATCAATATTAGTTCTAATTACACTAATAATGGAAGCTCTTCAATTAATGCTGATTTGAATAAAACAAAATATATAGATTTAGCAAATGCATTAATTAATGGGGCTGTATCCAATGAAAAACTTCCAGATTTTATTGACACAAATATAGGGAAAATCTATCCTAACTTATACATATTTGGACTTTCTAAAGCTTTAGATTTCTATTCAAATAATTATAGATTGCCAAATTACATTACTTTCAATGCAAAGGATGTTGATGGTACACCCGGGTCAGATGTCAATAAAAGAGGAAATACCGCCCAGTATAAAAAAGGATTAAATGAGGTACAGGCTCTTACTTCTGCTCAACTAGCTCAATATCTAAGCTCTTCTGGAAATGATGCGCTTAATTCAGCCATCCGTTCATTGGCTAATGATTTAACTGCAGGCAAATCTACTGTATGGGCTAAAGCTGAAGCTATATTTAATTGGGTTAGAGACAATATCAATTATGAATATTATGCAAACACCAAATATAAGGCAACTGGTACCTTAAGCAATAAAAAAGGTAACTGTTGTGATCATGCAAACTTGATTGTTGCTCTTTGTAGAGCAGCTGACATACCTGCAAGGTTTTCCCATGGTAAGAACTGTAAGTTCTCAAGTGGTTTGAACACTGGTCACGTATGGGCGCAAATCTATGTTGATGGTGTATGGTATTCTGCTGATGCAACAAGCAGCAGAAACAAGTTAGGTAATATTCAGAATTGGAATACAAATTCATTTACCCTTCAAGAGCAGCTTGTTCATTTAACATTCTAG
- a CDS encoding flavodoxin family protein, giving the protein MKVLLINGSPHKEGCTFTALTEIKNQLEKEGVDSEIFWIGNKPVRGCIACLKCGHNNGKCAFDDDPANEIIDKLIESDGVIVGSPVYYAGPNGALCAILDRVFYAASANFAFKPAASIVSCRRGGASASFDRLNKYFTISNMPIVASQYWNSVHGNTPEEVRQDLEGLQTMRTLATNMAWILKSIENSELPNHEGEKQRTNFIR; this is encoded by the coding sequence ATGAAAGTTTTACTAATTAACGGAAGTCCGCATAAGGAAGGATGCACTTTTACAGCATTGACTGAAATCAAAAACCAATTGGAGAAAGAGGGTGTTGACAGTGAAATCTTCTGGATTGGCAATAAGCCTGTTCGAGGTTGCATAGCTTGTCTAAAATGTGGTCATAACAATGGAAAATGTGCATTTGACGATGATCCAGCAAATGAAATAATTGATAAGCTAATTGAATCTGATGGGGTAATTGTAGGTTCACCAGTTTATTATGCAGGTCCTAATGGTGCATTATGCGCTATACTCGATAGAGTTTTTTATGCTGCAAGCGCTAACTTTGCATTTAAACCAGCAGCTTCTATCGTAAGCTGCCGTAGAGGAGGTGCAAGTGCAAGCTTTGACAGATTGAACAAGTACTTCACAATTTCAAACATGCCAATAGTTGCATCACAATATTGGAATAGTGTACATGGAAACACTCCTGAAGAAGTCAGGCAAGATTTGGAAGGTCTTCAAACCATGAGGACATTGGCAACTAATATGGCATGGATTTTAAAATCAATTGAAAATTCAGAATTGCCTAATCATGAAGGAGAAAAACAAAGAACTAATTTTATCAGATAA
- a CDS encoding carbonic anhydrase translates to MTILDGILEDNKKFVENFEGEEMSHHAQKKLAILTCMDCRLIDFFEPALGLKRGDAKIVRNAGNSIVGEDAIRSIGAALYNLGAEEVLVVGHTECGMAGADADALKEKMIARGIKEEDIAKYDLAEWIGGFESEEANVLDVVDKIKNHPLIPDVPVHGLIIDIVTGELKVLKEDY, encoded by the coding sequence ATGACTATATTGGATGGTATTTTAGAAGATAACAAGAAATTTGTCGAAAACTTTGAAGGAGAGGAAATGTCTCACCATGCACAAAAGAAGTTAGCTATCCTTACTTGTATGGATTGCAGATTGATTGACTTCTTTGAACCTGCTTTAGGACTTAAAAGAGGAGATGCAAAAATAGTCAGAAATGCAGGAAACTCCATTGTAGGAGAAGATGCAATCAGATCCATTGGTGCTGCATTATACAATCTCGGTGCTGAAGAGGTATTGGTTGTAGGTCACACTGAATGTGGTATGGCTGGGGCTGATGCAGATGCATTGAAAGAAAAAATGATTGCTAGAGGCATTAAAGAGGAAGACATTGCAAAATATGACTTGGCAGAATGGATCGGAGGATTTGAATCTGAAGAGGCAAATGTGCTTGATGTTGTTGACAAGATCAAAAATCATCCATTGATTCCAGATGTTCCAGTGCATGGTCTTATCATTGACATTGTAACTGGAGAACTAAAAGTCTTGAAAGAAGATTATTAA
- a CDS encoding ABC transporter substrate-binding protein — MDRKILVGSVIVLIAIISVGSASAGWFDFLTGGSEHAPDELITCVAAHGEEPEFGFDPMHGWGYHDSGTDPLIQSTILKRNADNEFVNDLATDYEISDDLKTYTVTIRDDVKFTDGSKLTAKDVAFSYNTAKEFGEGADLTHMEEAKADGDKVVFTLDQPDSTFINKLTDVGIVPEATYDNATYGQNPIGSGPYKLAQWDKGQQFILEKNPDYYGEEPYFNKITNLFLDPDAAFAAVKNGDVDIAEVAVSYADEKIDGYHMEYFDSIDVRGVSLPTTMDEGKTSEDGVAIGNNVTGDPAVRQALAIGIDREELIDGALNGYGNVSYTGVADQLPWAFDAGYKDGQVDQAKAILEEAGWKDTDGDGIREKDGQKAEFTVYYKASAVERQAIAVTLAEQAKELGIEITPKGASWDEIDPDKYSQGVVWGFGSADPYSIEHQYGSDVACVGYDNPGNLKDSAVDALIDTAMAQPTDASYSTWKQAAKQATSHNSFLWIGTMDYTYFVSDDLDISNSTHLIYPHGGDIWGNIYDWKRLETNETA; from the coding sequence ATGGATAGAAAGATTTTAGTAGGTTCTGTAATTGTATTAATAGCAATTATCAGCGTAGGTTCTGCTTCTGCAGGCTGGTTTGACTTTTTAACAGGAGGATCTGAACATGCTCCTGATGAGTTAATCACTTGTGTAGCAGCACACGGTGAAGAACCGGAGTTCGGGTTTGACCCAATGCACGGTTGGGGATACCATGATTCCGGAACAGACCCATTAATTCAAAGTACAATTCTGAAAAGAAATGCTGACAACGAATTTGTAAATGACTTGGCAACAGATTATGAAATATCTGATGATTTGAAAACATATACTGTAACTATTCGTGATGATGTTAAATTCACAGATGGTTCCAAATTAACCGCTAAAGATGTGGCTTTCTCCTATAACACTGCTAAAGAGTTTGGAGAAGGTGCAGACTTAACCCATATGGAAGAAGCTAAAGCAGATGGAGATAAAGTAGTCTTTACTCTTGATCAACCGGATTCCACATTCATCAATAAATTGACTGATGTGGGTATCGTTCCAGAAGCTACTTATGACAATGCAACATATGGTCAAAACCCAATCGGTTCTGGACCTTATAAATTAGCTCAATGGGACAAAGGTCAACAATTCATCTTAGAGAAAAACCCTGATTACTATGGTGAAGAACCTTACTTCAACAAAATTACTAACCTCTTCCTTGACCCTGATGCAGCATTCGCAGCAGTTAAAAATGGAGATGTGGACATTGCTGAAGTAGCAGTATCCTATGCAGATGAAAAAATCGATGGTTACCACATGGAATACTTCGATTCCATTGATGTACGTGGTGTTTCCTTACCAACCACAATGGATGAAGGTAAAACCAGTGAAGATGGTGTTGCAATCGGTAACAATGTAACTGGAGACCCTGCTGTCAGACAAGCTTTAGCTATTGGTATTGACAGAGAAGAGTTAATAGATGGTGCATTAAACGGATACGGTAATGTATCCTACACTGGTGTGGCTGACCAATTACCATGGGCATTTGATGCTGGATACAAAGACGGTCAAGTAGATCAAGCTAAAGCTATTCTTGAAGAAGCTGGATGGAAAGACACTGACGGTGACGGTATCAGAGAAAAAGATGGTCAAAAAGCAGAATTCACAGTTTACTACAAAGCATCCGCAGTTGAAAGACAGGCAATTGCAGTAACTCTTGCTGAACAAGCTAAAGAATTAGGTATTGAAATCACTCCTAAAGGTGCAAGTTGGGATGAAATTGACCCAGATAAATACAGTCAAGGAGTTGTATGGGGATTCGGTTCAGCGGATCCATACTCAATTGAGCACCAATACGGTTCAGATGTAGCTTGTGTAGGTTATGATAACCCAGGTAATCTTAAAGATTCTGCTGTAGATGCATTAATTGATACAGCAATGGCTCAACCTACCGATGCTTCCTACAGTACTTGGAAGCAAGCTGCAAAACAAGCTACTTCCCACAATTCATTCTTATGGATTGGTACTATGGACTACACTTACTTTGTAAGTGATGATTTAGACATTTCCAACAGCACTCACCTTATCTACCCACACGGTGGAGATATTTGGGGTAACATCTACGACTGGAAACGTCTTGAAACAAATGAAACTGCATAA
- a CDS encoding C-GCAxxG-C-C family protein, which produces MELDSNEVVKKIEEYRKDYSCSQATLMGICDVAGMPTEELALLAKGFSGGIGGTFSEGTCGAVTGAVMALGLLGADEKQIISASKKLFNEFKDKYESVTCGYISKDGDDKSPCVEVCLFAGEKVCEYLKE; this is translated from the coding sequence ATGGAATTGGATTCAAATGAAGTAGTAAAGAAAATTGAAGAATACAGAAAGGATTACAGTTGTTCACAAGCAACTCTTATGGGAATTTGTGATGTTGCAGGTATGCCTACTGAAGAATTGGCTCTTCTTGCAAAAGGATTCTCTGGAGGAATTGGTGGAACATTCTCTGAAGGGACCTGTGGTGCTGTAACTGGAGCTGTAATGGCTTTAGGTCTTTTAGGTGCAGATGAAAAGCAAATCATTTCCGCTTCCAAAAAGTTATTCAATGAATTCAAGGACAAGTATGAATCTGTAACATGCGGATACATTTCAAAAGATGGTGATGACAAATCTCCATGTGTTGAAGTATGCTTATTTGCAGGTGAAAAGGTCTGTGAATACTTAAAAGAATAA
- a CDS encoding ABC transporter ATP-binding protein — translation MEKLLEVNNLSISFTQYVQGLVRHDLKVISDLSLDIGESEIVAVLGSSGSGKSLLAHTILGILPYNAHVTGEVKYNGQVLNQEMKEKIRGKEICLIPQSVNFLDPLMKVSQQAVGECKDDNERKEKQIRQREVFSKYGLDESVDDLYPFELSGGMARKVLLSTALLNDPDLLIADEPTPGLDAKSVEETIHDIRKLKDQGKGVLLITHEIDVALKTADKIAIFYSGYVIEINKVENFLNSENLLHPYTKALVDALPKNGFKLTEGVQPLEEVPGCPYYENCPIRSDKCNQSKPELIEHDGAMIRCFNFDKVIPEEPVSEEVVEGELNDEGANDGA, via the coding sequence ATGGAGAAATTATTAGAAGTAAATAATTTATCAATATCTTTTACACAATATGTCCAAGGATTAGTTAGGCACGATTTAAAGGTAATTTCTGATTTGTCACTTGATATTGGTGAAAGTGAAATCGTAGCTGTATTAGGTTCCAGTGGTTCAGGCAAAAGTCTTTTAGCTCACACAATTTTAGGTATTTTGCCTTACAATGCTCATGTGACAGGAGAAGTTAAATATAATGGGCAAGTTTTAAACCAAGAGATGAAAGAAAAAATAAGAGGTAAGGAAATCTGCTTAATACCTCAATCTGTAAATTTCTTGGATCCTTTAATGAAAGTTTCCCAACAGGCTGTTGGTGAATGTAAAGATGATAATGAGCGTAAAGAGAAACAAATAAGACAAAGGGAAGTATTCAGTAAATATGGGTTGGATGAAAGTGTAGATGATTTGTATCCTTTTGAGTTGTCTGGTGGAATGGCGAGAAAAGTATTATTATCTACAGCTTTATTGAATGATCCTGATTTATTGATTGCTGATGAACCTACTCCAGGTCTTGATGCAAAAAGTGTTGAAGAGACAATTCATGACATTAGAAAATTAAAAGATCAAGGTAAAGGTGTGTTACTGATTACTCACGAAATAGATGTGGCTTTAAAGACAGCAGATAAGATTGCAATATTCTATTCAGGGTATGTGATTGAAATCAATAAAGTGGAAAACTTCTTGAATTCTGAAAACTTATTGCACCCCTATACCAAAGCTTTAGTCGATGCATTGCCAAAGAATGGTTTCAAGTTAACTGAAGGAGTTCAGCCATTGGAGGAGGTCCCCGGTTGCCCTTATTATGAAAATTGTCCAATACGTTCAGACAAATGTAATCAATCAAAACCAGAACTTATTGAACATGATGGTGCAATGATCAGGTGCTTTAATTTTGATAAAGTTATTCCTGAAGAGCCTGTTTCGGAGGAAGTAGTTGAAGGAGAACTTAATGATGAGGGGGCTAATGATGGAGCTTAA
- a CDS encoding Mrp/NBP35 family ATP-binding protein → MANNGHGHHGAANLTPEQQKQMIEQELRLFEHMKNIKYKIAVMSGKGGVGKSTVAANLAEAFQKKGLLTGILDADIHGPNIPKMLGVEGKDVMIEHGEMIPVMSNNGIKVMSMGFLIDSQDTPIIWRGPQKSGSIKQFMADTAWGDLDVLIIDNPPGTGDEPLTVLQSLPNVDAVIMVTTPNSLSQEDVLKCVGMVKMLNIEDIGLIENMSYYVCPHCGEKTNIFGESQGEKFATDMGVVYLGNLPLTEQVPESANQDSTMVNSYADSEVSQKFSEIIDNIKLAFLDDD, encoded by the coding sequence ATGGCAAATAATGGACATGGACATCATGGAGCTGCAAATTTAACTCCTGAACAACAGAAGCAAATGATTGAACAGGAATTAAGGCTCTTTGAACATATGAAAAATATCAAATATAAAATAGCTGTCATGAGTGGAAAAGGTGGAGTAGGTAAATCCACAGTAGCTGCTAACTTGGCAGAAGCTTTTCAGAAAAAAGGATTATTAACTGGTATACTAGATGCAGACATTCACGGACCAAACATTCCTAAGATGTTAGGGGTTGAAGGTAAGGATGTTATGATTGAACATGGGGAAATGATTCCTGTAATGAGCAATAATGGAATCAAGGTCATGTCAATGGGATTCTTGATAGACTCTCAAGACACTCCAATCATTTGGAGAGGTCCTCAAAAATCAGGATCAATCAAGCAGTTCATGGCGGACACTGCATGGGGAGATCTTGATGTATTGATCATTGACAATCCTCCTGGAACTGGTGACGAACCGTTGACTGTGCTTCAATCATTGCCTAATGTTGATGCGGTCATTATGGTTACCACACCAAATAGCCTATCACAGGAAGATGTATTGAAATGTGTAGGTATGGTTAAGATGCTAAACATAGAGGATATTGGACTTATTGAGAATATGTCCTATTATGTATGTCCTCATTGTGGTGAGAAAACCAATATATTCGGTGAGTCCCAAGGTGAAAAGTTTGCAACTGATATGGGAGTTGTTTATTTAGGCAATTTGCCTTTAACTGAACAGGTTCCTGAATCTGCAAATCAAGACAGCACTATGGTAAATAGCTATGCTGATTCTGAAGTCAGTCAAAAGTTTTCCGAAATAATTGACAATATAAAATTAGCATTTTTAGATGATGATTAA
- a CDS encoding ABC transporter ATP-binding protein, which translates to MELKAENISFSYHKKKPILKDVSLSLNSNQIIGLIGDSGSGKSTLCKIISGYISNYAGEVTIDGNSVNRNGYDPIQLIFQHPEKTMNPKWKMEKVLRESWIPPQNLKDTFGLKDNWLTRWPSELSGGELQRFSILRALNPQTKFIIADEISTMLDAVTQVQIWEALIKHCKANNIGILAVSHDKDLLDVICDDILYFNEINHL; encoded by the coding sequence ATGGAGCTTAAGGCAGAAAATATTTCTTTTTCATATCATAAGAAGAAACCAATATTAAAAGATGTTTCGTTATCTCTTAACAGTAATCAGATAATCGGATTAATTGGAGATAGTGGTAGTGGTAAGAGTACATTATGTAAGATTATTTCCGGTTATATTAGCAATTATGCTGGTGAGGTAACTATTGATGGTAATTCTGTTAATAGAAATGGTTATGATCCTATTCAATTAATTTTCCAACATCCAGAAAAGACTATGAATCCTAAATGGAAGATGGAAAAGGTATTAAGAGAATCATGGATTCCTCCACAGAATTTGAAAGACACTTTTGGTCTAAAAGATAATTGGTTGACTCGTTGGCCAAGTGAACTTTCTGGTGGGGAATTGCAACGTTTCAGTATATTAAGGGCTTTAAATCCCCAAACAAAATTTATCATTGCAGATGAGATAAGCACTATGCTTGATGCTGTAACTCAAGTGCAGATATGGGAAGCACTTATTAAGCATTGTAAAGCTAATAATATTGGTATTCTAGCTGTCAGTCATGATAAAGACTTGCTTGATGTAATATGTGATGATATTTTGTATTTCAATGAGATAAACCATCTTTAA